A region from the Variovorax paradoxus genome encodes:
- a CDS encoding NADH-quinone oxidoreductase subunit J, translating into MDVKTGLFYLFAVVLLFAAFRVITARNPVYAALYLVLAFFQASAIWLLLRAEFLAIALVLVYVGAVMVLFLFVVMMLDINVDGLREGFWKHFPLAAGVGALIALEMAAVLMGGFRLAEAPRGTGAMAANSSNTLELGKLLYSEYLYPLEIAAVILLVAIVAAIALTLRTRKDSKYVNPSDQVRVKARDRVRIVQMPVTRAAEPVVQAPADADAAAAKENKA; encoded by the coding sequence ATGGACGTCAAGACCGGTCTGTTCTATCTGTTTGCCGTGGTGCTGCTGTTCGCAGCCTTCCGCGTCATCACCGCCCGCAATCCCGTGTACGCCGCGCTGTACCTGGTGCTGGCCTTCTTCCAGGCTTCGGCGATCTGGCTCTTGCTGCGCGCCGAGTTCCTGGCGATCGCGCTCGTGCTCGTCTACGTCGGGGCAGTGATGGTGCTGTTCCTGTTCGTCGTGATGATGCTGGACATCAACGTCGACGGGCTGCGGGAGGGTTTCTGGAAGCACTTTCCGCTGGCAGCCGGCGTGGGTGCGCTCATCGCGCTCGAAATGGCCGCTGTGCTGATGGGCGGCTTCCGCCTGGCGGAAGCGCCGCGCGGCACGGGTGCCATGGCAGCCAACAGTTCGAACACGCTCGAACTCGGCAAGCTGCTGTATTCCGAGTACCTGTATCCCCTCGAAATCGCGGCCGTCATCCTGCTGGTGGCGATCGTGGCCGCCATTGCGCTGACGCTGCGCACCCGCAAGGACAGCAAGTACGTCAACCCGTCCGACCAGGTGCGCGTGAAGGCCCGGGACCGCGTGCGCATCGTGCAGATGCCGGTCACGCGCGCCGCCGAGCCCGTGGTGCAAGCACCCGCAGATGCAGATGCAGCAGCGGCAAAGGAAAACAAGGCATGA
- the nuoF gene encoding NADH-quinone oxidoreductase subunit NuoF, which produces MSPEQVLQQFQATGVQTCFHGRHIEPQIYAGLDGTNWRLADYEARGGYKALRKILTEGLTPDQVIAEVKASGLRGRGGAGFPTGLKWSFMPRQFPGQKYLVCNSDEGEPGTCKDRDILQFNPHIVIEGMAIAAYAMGISVGYNYIHGEIFQSYDRFEEALEEARAAGYLGDKIMGSTYNFQLHAAHGFGAYICGEETALLESLEGKKGQPRFKPPFPASFGLYGKPTTINNTETFAAVPWIINNGGPAYLECGKPNNGGTKIYSVSGDVELPGNYEVPMGTPFSRLLELCGGVRKGRTLKAVIPGGSSSPVLPASIMMECTMDYDSIAKAGSMLGSGAVIVMDDSRSMVESLRRLSYFYMHESCGQCTPCREGTGWLYRVVDRIHNGQGKASDMDLLNSVADNIQGRTICALGDAAAMPVRAMIKHFRREFEALIPGYVPKAPVQA; this is translated from the coding sequence ATGTCGCCCGAACAAGTGCTCCAGCAATTCCAGGCCACGGGCGTCCAGACCTGTTTCCATGGCCGCCACATCGAGCCGCAGATCTATGCCGGCCTCGACGGCACCAACTGGCGCCTGGCCGACTACGAGGCGCGCGGCGGCTACAAGGCGCTGCGCAAGATCCTCACCGAAGGTCTCACGCCCGACCAGGTGATCGCCGAAGTCAAGGCCTCGGGCCTGCGCGGCCGCGGCGGCGCGGGCTTCCCCACGGGCCTGAAGTGGAGCTTCATGCCGCGCCAGTTTCCGGGCCAGAAGTACCTCGTCTGCAATTCGGACGAAGGCGAGCCGGGCACGTGCAAGGACCGCGACATCCTGCAGTTCAACCCGCACATCGTGATCGAAGGCATGGCCATCGCCGCGTATGCAATGGGCATCAGCGTGGGCTACAACTACATCCACGGCGAGATCTTCCAGAGCTACGACCGCTTCGAGGAAGCCCTCGAAGAAGCACGCGCCGCCGGCTACCTCGGCGACAAGATCATGGGCAGCACGTACAACTTCCAGTTGCACGCGGCCCACGGCTTCGGCGCCTACATCTGCGGCGAGGAAACCGCGCTGCTCGAATCGCTCGAAGGCAAGAAGGGCCAGCCGCGCTTCAAGCCGCCGTTCCCGGCGAGCTTCGGCCTCTACGGCAAGCCCACCACCATCAACAACACCGAGACCTTCGCGGCGGTGCCCTGGATCATCAACAACGGCGGTCCGGCGTATCTCGAATGCGGCAAGCCGAACAACGGCGGCACCAAGATCTACTCGGTGAGCGGCGACGTCGAGCTGCCCGGCAACTACGAAGTGCCCATGGGCACGCCGTTCTCCAGGCTGCTCGAGCTGTGCGGCGGTGTCCGCAAGGGCCGCACGCTCAAGGCGGTGATCCCCGGTGGATCGTCGTCGCCGGTGCTGCCCGCTTCCATCATGATGGAATGCACGATGGACTACGACTCCATCGCCAAGGCCGGCTCCATGCTGGGCTCGGGCGCCGTCATCGTCATGGATGACAGCCGTTCGATGGTCGAGTCGCTGCGGCGCCTCTCGTACTTCTACATGCACGAGTCCTGCGGCCAGTGCACGCCGTGCCGCGAAGGCACGGGCTGGCTCTACCGCGTGGTGGACCGCATCCACAACGGACAGGGCAAGGCGTCGGACATGGACCTGCTCAACTCCGTGGCAGACAACATCCAGGGCCGCACGATCTGCGCGCTCGGCGACGCGGCGGCCATGCCGGTGCGCGCCATGATCAAGCACTTCCGTCGCGAGTTCGAGGCCCTGATTCCGGGTTACGTCCCGAAAGCGCCCGTCCAAGCCTGA
- the nuoH gene encoding NADH-quinone oxidoreductase subunit NuoH produces MIDAVHAYGQGLVHAGWWTAAAWPVIWTLIKIMVVVLPLMGAVAYLTLWERKAIGFTQIRIGPNRIGPLGLLQPIADALKLMTKEIILPTVANKGLFLLGPIMTIMPALVAWVVIPFGPDVALANINAGLLFVMAITSLEVYGVIIAGWASNSKYAFLGALRASAQMVSYEIAMGFCFVVVLMVSASLNMTDIVTGQGKGTFASMGIGFLSWNWLSLLPIFVVYFISGLAETNRHPFDVVEGESEIVAGHMIEYSGMSFAMFFLAEYANMWLVSILCVVLFLGGWLPPFEFLSFIPGWIWLGAKTFCVVTMFLWVRSTFPRFRYDQIMRLGWKIFIPVTLVWLVVVGAWMQTPFNIWK; encoded by the coding sequence ATGATCGACGCAGTGCATGCATACGGCCAGGGGCTGGTCCACGCGGGCTGGTGGACGGCCGCGGCCTGGCCGGTGATCTGGACGCTGATCAAGATCATGGTGGTCGTGCTTCCGCTGATGGGGGCCGTGGCCTACCTCACGCTGTGGGAGCGCAAGGCGATCGGCTTCACGCAGATCCGCATCGGCCCGAACCGCATCGGACCGCTGGGGCTGCTGCAGCCCATTGCCGACGCGCTCAAGCTGATGACCAAGGAAATCATTCTTCCGACGGTCGCCAACAAGGGCCTGTTCCTGCTGGGCCCGATCATGACCATCATGCCGGCGCTCGTCGCATGGGTCGTGATTCCCTTTGGTCCCGACGTGGCGCTGGCCAACATCAATGCCGGCCTGCTGTTCGTGATGGCCATCACCTCGCTCGAGGTCTACGGCGTGATCATCGCGGGCTGGGCGTCCAACTCCAAGTACGCCTTCCTGGGCGCGCTGCGCGCCTCGGCGCAGATGGTGAGCTACGAAATCGCGATGGGCTTCTGCTTCGTCGTGGTGCTGATGGTGTCGGCCAGCCTGAACATGACCGACATCGTGACAGGGCAGGGCAAGGGTACCTTCGCATCGATGGGCATCGGGTTCCTGTCGTGGAACTGGCTGTCGCTGCTGCCGATCTTCGTCGTCTACTTCATCTCGGGCCTGGCAGAAACCAACCGCCACCCGTTCGACGTGGTCGAAGGCGAGTCCGAAATCGTTGCGGGCCACATGATCGAGTACTCGGGCATGAGCTTCGCAATGTTCTTCCTGGCCGAGTACGCCAACATGTGGCTGGTCTCGATCCTGTGCGTCGTGCTGTTCCTCGGCGGATGGCTGCCGCCGTTCGAGTTCCTGAGCTTCATTCCGGGCTGGATCTGGCTCGGTGCCAAGACCTTCTGCGTGGTCACCATGTTCCTGTGGGTCCGCTCGACGTTCCCGCGCTTCCGCTATGACCAGATCATGCGGCTCGGCTGGAAGATCTTCATTCCGGTCACGCTCGTGTGGCTGGTGGTGGTCGGTGCGTGGATGCAGACCCCGTTCAATATCTGGAAATAA
- a CDS encoding NADH-quinone oxidoreductase subunit NuoE family protein, whose translation MTTSSTHHDTAPSAPSAPLKPAILERFAREVAKYPEAGKQSAVMACLAIVQQDEGFISMQREREIAEYLGMAPIAVHEVTTFYNMYNQHPVGKFKLNVCTNLPCQLRDGVTALVHLEKKLGIKMGETTADGLFTLQQSECLGACADSPVMLVNDRTMCSFMSNEKLDQLIDGLRSSTGTAKGEAA comes from the coding sequence CCCACCATGACACGGCGCCCTCGGCGCCTTCTGCTCCTCTGAAGCCTGCGATTCTCGAGCGCTTTGCGCGCGAGGTCGCCAAGTACCCCGAAGCGGGCAAGCAGTCGGCCGTGATGGCCTGCCTGGCGATCGTCCAGCAGGACGAAGGCTTCATCAGCATGCAGCGCGAGCGCGAGATCGCCGAGTACCTCGGCATGGCGCCCATCGCCGTGCACGAGGTGACGACCTTCTACAACATGTACAACCAGCATCCGGTGGGCAAGTTCAAGCTCAACGTGTGCACCAACCTGCCGTGCCAGCTGCGCGACGGCGTCACCGCGCTGGTCCACCTCGAGAAGAAGCTGGGCATCAAGATGGGCGAGACCACGGCCGACGGCCTGTTCACGCTGCAGCAGAGCGAATGCCTGGGCGCCTGCGCCGATTCGCCTGTGATGCTGGTCAACGACCGCACCATGTGCAGCTTCATGAGCAACGAGAAGCTCGACCAGCTCATCGACGGGCTGCGCTCGTCCACCGGCACCGCCAAAGGGGAGGCCGCATGA
- the nuoG gene encoding NADH-quinone oxidoreductase subunit NuoG — translation MIEIELDGKKVEVTEGSMVMHAADKAGTYIPHFCYHKKLSIAANCRMCLVDVEKAPKPMPACATPVTQGMIVRTKSEKAIKAQQSVMEFLLINHPLDCPICDQGGECQLQDLAVGYGGSSSRYEEEKRVVFHKDVGPLISMEEMSRCIHCTRCVRFGQEVAGVMELGMTQRGEHSEIETFLGDSVDSELSGNMIDICPVGALTSKPFRYSARTWELSRRKSVSPHDSTGANLIVQVKNNRVMRVVPLENEEVNECWIADRDRFSYEALHGPERLTQPMLKQGGQWRQVDWQTALEYVANGLKQIKADHGAQSIGTLASPHSTLEELQLAAMLTRELGSDNIDYRLRNAEFTAFEGVRWLGTSIASLTQLQRALIIGSNLRKDHPLFAQRIRQAVRKGAALSVITSASLMADRDAWAISVAQSSIVEADQWVEALAAVAAAIGQTNGAAAPLAPKNEPDAAAQAIAASLLSGERKAILLGNAAAHHAQAGSLLALANWIGAQTGATVGYLTEAANTVGAQLVGAFPKNGGLDAGRMLAAGSGLKAVLLLNTEPVFDSAAGAAAADVIGNAQMVVTLSPFKANLEFSDVLLPIAPFTETPGTFVNAEGRMQGFHAVVKPQGEARPAWKVLRVLANLLGLPGFAFESTADVLRTIGDNGAVPANALSNATAAKAVASTGAVAAPVVASIYQLDSIVRRAPSLQLTADARNAPAAPARAEEALA, via the coding sequence ATGATCGAAATCGAACTCGACGGCAAGAAGGTCGAAGTGACCGAAGGCAGCATGGTGATGCATGCGGCCGACAAGGCGGGCACGTACATCCCGCACTTCTGCTATCACAAGAAGCTCAGCATCGCGGCCAACTGCCGCATGTGCCTGGTCGACGTGGAAAAGGCGCCCAAGCCGATGCCGGCCTGCGCCACGCCCGTCACGCAGGGCATGATCGTCCGCACCAAGAGCGAAAAGGCCATCAAGGCCCAGCAGTCCGTCATGGAATTCCTGCTGATCAACCACCCGCTCGATTGCCCGATCTGCGATCAGGGCGGCGAGTGCCAGCTGCAGGACCTGGCCGTGGGCTACGGCGGTTCTTCTTCGCGCTACGAAGAAGAAAAGCGCGTCGTCTTCCACAAGGACGTCGGCCCGCTGATCAGCATGGAAGAAATGAGCCGCTGCATCCATTGCACGCGCTGCGTCCGCTTCGGCCAGGAAGTGGCCGGCGTGATGGAGCTCGGCATGACCCAGCGCGGCGAGCACTCCGAAATCGAAACCTTCCTCGGCGATTCGGTCGACTCCGAACTGTCGGGCAACATGATCGACATCTGCCCGGTCGGCGCGCTCACGAGCAAGCCCTTCCGCTACAGCGCCCGCACCTGGGAGCTGTCGCGCCGCAAGTCGGTGAGCCCGCACGATTCCACCGGCGCCAACCTGATCGTCCAGGTCAAGAACAACCGCGTGATGCGCGTGGTGCCGCTCGAGAACGAAGAAGTCAACGAGTGCTGGATCGCCGACCGCGACCGCTTCTCGTACGAAGCCCTCCACGGCCCGGAACGCCTCACGCAGCCCATGCTCAAGCAGGGCGGCCAGTGGCGGCAGGTCGACTGGCAGACCGCGCTCGAATACGTGGCCAATGGCCTCAAGCAGATCAAGGCCGACCACGGCGCGCAGAGCATCGGCACGCTCGCGAGCCCGCACAGCACGCTCGAAGAACTGCAGTTGGCCGCCATGCTCACGCGTGAGCTCGGCAGCGACAACATCGACTACCGCCTGCGCAACGCCGAATTCACGGCCTTCGAAGGCGTGCGCTGGCTCGGCACCTCGATTGCATCGCTCACGCAGCTGCAGCGCGCACTGATCATTGGTTCGAACCTGCGCAAGGACCACCCGCTGTTCGCGCAGCGCATCCGCCAGGCCGTGCGCAAGGGCGCCGCGCTGTCGGTGATCACCTCGGCCAGCCTGATGGCCGACCGCGATGCATGGGCCATCAGCGTGGCGCAATCGTCCATCGTCGAAGCCGATCAGTGGGTCGAGGCACTGGCTGCCGTCGCTGCCGCCATCGGCCAGACCAACGGTGCAGCCGCGCCGCTGGCACCGAAGAACGAACCCGATGCCGCCGCCCAAGCCATCGCAGCCTCGCTGCTGAGCGGCGAGCGCAAGGCCATCCTGCTCGGCAATGCCGCCGCCCACCACGCGCAAGCCGGCAGCCTGCTGGCCCTCGCGAACTGGATCGGCGCGCAGACCGGCGCGACCGTCGGCTACCTGACCGAAGCCGCCAATACCGTGGGCGCGCAGCTCGTCGGCGCGTTCCCGAAGAACGGCGGCCTCGATGCCGGCCGCATGCTGGCTGCGGGCTCGGGCCTCAAGGCCGTGCTGCTGCTCAATACCGAACCGGTGTTCGACTCGGCCGCGGGCGCCGCAGCCGCCGATGTCATCGGCAATGCGCAGATGGTCGTCACGCTGAGCCCCTTCAAGGCCAACCTCGAATTCAGCGACGTGCTGCTGCCCATTGCGCCGTTCACCGAAACGCCGGGCACTTTCGTCAATGCCGAAGGCCGCATGCAAGGTTTCCATGCCGTCGTGAAGCCGCAGGGCGAGGCGCGTCCGGCCTGGAAGGTGCTGCGCGTGCTGGCCAACCTGCTGGGCCTGCCGGGCTTCGCGTTCGAATCGACCGCCGACGTGCTGCGCACCATCGGCGACAACGGTGCCGTGCCGGCCAATGCCCTGAGCAATGCCACCGCCGCGAAGGCTGTTGCTTCCACTGGCGCCGTTGCCGCGCCCGTGGTCGCAAGCATCTATCAACTCGACTCGATCGTGCGCCGCGCTCCGTCGCTGCAACTCACCGCCGATGCGCGCAACGCGCCGGCAGCACCGGCCCGTGCCGAGGAGGCATTGGCATGA
- the nuoK gene encoding NADH-quinone oxidoreductase subunit NuoK, translating into MTLTLGHFLSLGAMLFALSVIGIFLNRKNLIVLLMAIELMLLAVNMNFVAFSYYLGDMHGQIFVFFILTVAAAESAIGLALLVLLFRNKSNINVDELNSLKG; encoded by the coding sequence ATGACGCTCACGCTCGGACACTTTCTATCGCTCGGCGCCATGCTTTTTGCGCTGTCGGTGATCGGCATCTTCCTGAACCGCAAGAACCTCATCGTGCTGCTGATGGCCATCGAACTGATGCTGCTCGCGGTGAACATGAACTTCGTGGCGTTCTCGTACTACCTGGGCGACATGCACGGCCAGATCTTCGTGTTCTTCATCCTGACGGTGGCTGCGGCCGAGTCGGCCATCGGTCTCGCGCTGCTGGTCCTGTTGTTCCGCAACAAATCCAACATCAACGTGGACGAACTCAACTCACTCAAGGGTTGA
- the nuoI gene encoding NADH-quinone oxidoreductase subunit NuoI, whose translation MTAAHTAGALARPSKLASAPFSLKDFLGSFMLFELFKGLAITGKYAFARKITVQFPEEKTPLSPRFRGLHALRRYENGEERCIACKLCEAVCPALAITIESDVRDDGSRRTTRYDIDLTKCIFCGFCEESCPVDSIVETHIFEYHGEKRGDLYFTKDMLLAVGDRYEKEIAANKAADAKYR comes from the coding sequence ATGACTGCTGCGCATACCGCCGGCGCGCTCGCGCGCCCTTCCAAGCTTGCGTCCGCGCCGTTCTCGCTCAAGGACTTCCTGGGCAGCTTCATGCTGTTCGAGCTGTTCAAGGGCCTGGCCATCACCGGCAAGTACGCCTTCGCCCGCAAGATCACGGTGCAGTTCCCCGAAGAGAAGACGCCGCTCTCGCCGCGCTTTCGCGGCCTGCACGCGCTGCGCCGTTATGAGAACGGCGAAGAGCGCTGCATCGCCTGCAAGCTCTGCGAAGCCGTGTGCCCCGCGCTGGCCATCACCATCGAATCCGATGTGCGCGACGACGGCTCGCGCCGCACCACGCGCTACGACATCGACCTGACCAAGTGCATCTTCTGCGGCTTCTGCGAAGAGAGCTGCCCGGTCGACTCGATCGTCGAGACCCACATCTTCGAATACCACGGCGAAAAGCGCGGCGACCTGTACTTCACCAAGGACATGCTGCTGGCCGTGGGCGACCGCTACGAAAAAGAAATTGCAGCGAACAAGGCGGCCGACGCCAAGTACCGCTGA